The proteins below are encoded in one region of Pseudonocardia sp. DSM 110487:
- a CDS encoding amidohydrolase family protein produces the protein MIGDAFVFDGVAHLFNFSAKNTIGRAGEMFANHVYAFHQALTPDDEPKLAADDFLRAWTPGDVHRMVFDRSDTDMLVAMPLPLTDLFRDGLSPWEECAELAFRDPDRTIFWGSVNPLEGRRALDLMERQVGEFDAKAFKFYNVRYDYGSPFPWRMDDPRVAFPVFEKAQELGINLIGVHKGLPLGPQPIEATQTWDMDGAAANFPDINFVIFHVGLPFIDEVCWQLIRHPNLYASIAATINFIDRAPRAFAETLGKLLFWCGEDKIIYGSEAPIWRPQWALRAFMDFQIPQDLCEGYGYPQLTDQAKRKILGENLLRLHGMDVEETKARLGRRQAH, from the coding sequence ATGATCGGCGACGCTTTCGTCTTCGACGGGGTCGCGCACCTGTTCAACTTCAGTGCCAAGAACACCATCGGCCGGGCGGGCGAGATGTTCGCCAACCACGTCTACGCCTTCCACCAGGCCCTGACCCCGGATGACGAGCCCAAGCTCGCCGCCGACGACTTCCTCAGGGCCTGGACCCCGGGCGACGTCCACCGCATGGTCTTCGACCGCTCCGACACCGACATGCTCGTCGCGATGCCACTCCCTCTCACCGACCTGTTCCGCGACGGCCTGTCGCCGTGGGAGGAGTGCGCGGAGCTCGCCTTCCGCGACCCTGACCGGACCATCTTCTGGGGCTCGGTGAACCCGCTCGAGGGCCGCAGGGCGCTCGACCTCATGGAGCGGCAGGTCGGCGAGTTCGATGCCAAGGCGTTCAAGTTCTACAACGTGCGCTACGACTACGGCTCGCCGTTCCCCTGGCGGATGGACGACCCGCGCGTCGCGTTCCCCGTCTTCGAGAAGGCACAGGAGCTGGGGATCAACCTGATCGGCGTGCACAAGGGCCTCCCGCTGGGTCCACAGCCGATCGAGGCGACCCAGACCTGGGACATGGACGGGGCCGCCGCGAACTTCCCCGACATCAACTTCGTGATCTTCCACGTCGGGCTGCCGTTCATCGACGAGGTGTGCTGGCAGCTCATCCGGCACCCGAACCTGTACGCCTCGATCGCCGCGACGATCAACTTCATCGACCGGGCGCCGCGGGCATTCGCCGAGACGCTCGGCAAGCTGCTCTTCTGGTGCGGCGAGGACAAGATCATCTACGGCTCGGAGGCTCCGATCTGGCGGCCGCAGTGGGCGCTGCGGGCGTTCATGGACTTCCAGATACCGCAGGATCTGTGCGAGGGCTACGGCTACCCGCAGCTCACCGACCAGGCCAAGCGCAAGATCCTCGGCGAGAACCTGCTACGGCTGCACGGCATGGACGTCGAGGAGACGAAGGCACGGCTGGGGAGACGGCAGGCACATTGA
- a CDS encoding metal-sulfur cluster assembly factor codes for MATPPDAPVWAVRALSDVYDPCCREKGISVVDMGLLRAVTVNERHARIELVLTSGWCPFASRVLSDVEDAIVAHSGVESAEAKVVWDEAWTTDRLSASAARKLRLLPDPTAVPDRDAYIAAQEASR; via the coding sequence ATGGCCACCCCTCCGGATGCGCCGGTCTGGGCCGTCCGCGCGCTGTCCGACGTCTACGACCCCTGCTGCCGGGAGAAGGGGATCTCGGTGGTCGACATGGGGCTGCTCCGGGCGGTCACCGTCAACGAGCGGCACGCCCGCATCGAGCTGGTGCTCACGTCCGGATGGTGCCCGTTCGCGTCCCGAGTGCTCAGCGACGTCGAGGACGCGATCGTTGCGCACTCCGGCGTCGAGAGCGCTGAGGCAAAGGTCGTCTGGGACGAGGCGTGGACGACCGACCGGCTCTCGGCATCCGCCGCCCGCAAGCTCCGCCTGCTGCCCGACCCGACCGCCGTTCCGGACCGGGACGCCTACATCGCCGCCCAGGAGGCCAGCAGATGA
- a CDS encoding IclR family transcriptional regulator has protein sequence MVGRGSGPISDSEHQRGGPTLIQSVQRALRVIEVVAEREGRASAKEVARAAGLPLATAYHLLRTCTHEGWLQRLDDGTYVLGHRLDVIRGQGRAARGVAQARPALEWLRDKIGGAVYVARHVDGEVVIIDVVDSPKSPRIDLWVGLHDAAHATALGKCILGQLPATERLDYLSRHPLHDLTPRTVVDPRKLRLPPPGAVAVDDEEYALGVACLAVPFVTATGAGALGIVVPPRYPDREHWVGALQAGAGRVSRAFALVGSN, from the coding sequence ATGGTTGGACGAGGGTCCGGGCCGATCTCCGACTCGGAGCATCAGCGCGGCGGGCCGACGCTCATCCAGTCGGTGCAGCGTGCGCTGCGGGTGATCGAGGTCGTTGCTGAGCGCGAGGGGCGGGCGTCCGCGAAGGAGGTCGCGCGGGCCGCGGGCCTCCCCCTCGCCACGGCCTACCACCTGCTGCGCACGTGCACCCACGAGGGCTGGCTGCAGCGCCTCGACGACGGGACCTACGTACTCGGCCACCGCCTCGACGTCATCCGCGGGCAGGGCCGGGCAGCGCGCGGCGTGGCGCAGGCCCGCCCGGCGTTGGAATGGCTGCGCGACAAGATCGGCGGCGCGGTCTACGTCGCCCGGCACGTCGACGGTGAGGTCGTCATCATCGATGTCGTGGACAGCCCCAAGTCCCCGCGGATCGACCTGTGGGTCGGGTTGCACGACGCGGCGCACGCCACCGCGCTGGGCAAGTGCATCCTCGGCCAGCTGCCGGCGACCGAGCGGCTCGACTACCTGTCCCGCCATCCGCTGCACGACCTCACCCCGCGCACGGTCGTCGATCCCCGGAAGCTGCGGCTCCCACCGCCCGGTGCGGTGGCCGTCGACGACGAGGAGTACGCGCTCGGCGTCGCCTGCCTCGCCGTACCGTTCGTCACCGCCACGGGCGCCGGCGCCCTGGGCATCGTCGTCCCGCCGCGGTACCCGGACCGCGAACACTGGGTGGGCGCCCTGCAGGCCGGGGCGGGCCGCGTGTCGCGCGCGTTCGCCCTGGTGGGCAGCAACTGA
- a CDS encoding DUF899 domain-containing protein: MSLPEIVSRKEWLDARKQLLVKEKEATRARDALNTERRMLPMVEIDKAYAFTGPSGPATLQDLFEGRRQLIVQHMMFGPDWEDGCPSCTAGIDEIAPGLLAHLHVRDTTFAVVARAPIEKIERYKAKRGWTLPMYSSYGSDFNYDFHVTLDESVAPMEFNYRTPEEHAQAGTSYYVEGDQPLELPGFSCFLRDDDRVFHTYSVFARGGEMLGGSYAFLDMTALGRQEEWEEPKGRADHARAAIPDFAT, encoded by the coding sequence ATGAGCCTGCCCGAGATCGTGTCACGCAAGGAGTGGCTGGACGCCCGCAAGCAGCTACTGGTGAAGGAGAAGGAGGCCACGCGAGCCCGGGACGCGCTGAACACGGAGCGCCGGATGCTGCCGATGGTCGAGATCGACAAGGCGTACGCCTTCACCGGCCCGAGCGGCCCGGCCACGCTTCAGGACCTGTTCGAGGGGCGCCGTCAGCTCATCGTCCAGCACATGATGTTCGGCCCCGACTGGGAGGACGGGTGCCCCAGCTGCACCGCAGGGATCGACGAGATCGCGCCCGGGCTGCTCGCCCACCTGCACGTCCGGGACACCACGTTCGCGGTCGTCGCGCGAGCGCCGATCGAGAAGATCGAGCGGTACAAGGCCAAGCGTGGCTGGACGCTGCCGATGTACTCCTCGTACGGCAGCGACTTCAACTACGACTTCCACGTCACCTTGGACGAGTCGGTCGCACCGATGGAGTTCAACTACCGCACCCCCGAGGAGCACGCGCAAGCGGGCACCTCGTACTACGTGGAAGGTGATCAGCCGCTCGAACTGCCCGGCTTCAGCTGCTTCCTGCGCGACGACGACCGGGTGTTCCACACCTACTCGGTCTTCGCCCGCGGTGGCGAGATGCTCGGCGGCTCCTACGCCTTCCTGGACATGACGGCCCTGGGCCGGCAGGAGGAGTGGGAGGAGCCGAAAGGCAGGGCGGACCATGCCCGGGCCGCCATCCCGGACTTCGCCACCTGA
- a CDS encoding branched-chain amino acid ABC transporter permease, giving the protein MTRPKFGYTVAGAVAAGSCAVPLLMSRSQLTIYILLGLAIIVTTGLSLLMGYAGQVSLGQGAFYAIGAYTAGLMAVGGLPPLLGLAAAPVFAAAVAAAVGIPLLRLRGHYLAFATLAVQLILLSLVGQFEFTGGDIGLRGIPQLGVGDATLTSSLAYAYVTWVAAALALLLARNVIRSRPGRGLRALASTEIAAKSAGVPVGRYKLAAFSLSAAYAGLAGGIYAFYLGYISPGSFPVLISIEFVVMAVVGGLGTVWGPVVGATLVTLLVQALNALGTMPGMPPYAPSVLSYAVYALLLVLVLLFMPRGLLPSIAARLEERRALAREPARR; this is encoded by the coding sequence GTGACCCGACCGAAGTTCGGCTACACCGTGGCCGGCGCCGTCGCGGCGGGCTCGTGCGCCGTACCGCTCCTGATGAGCAGGTCCCAGCTCACCATCTACATCCTGCTGGGGCTGGCGATCATCGTCACCACGGGGCTGTCGCTGCTGATGGGGTATGCAGGGCAGGTTTCCCTCGGCCAGGGCGCCTTCTACGCCATCGGCGCCTACACCGCGGGCCTGATGGCCGTGGGTGGCCTCCCCCCGCTGCTCGGTCTGGCCGCGGCGCCGGTGTTCGCCGCCGCGGTGGCCGCCGCCGTCGGCATACCGCTGCTGCGGCTGCGCGGCCACTACCTCGCCTTCGCCACCCTGGCCGTGCAGCTCATCCTGCTCTCGCTGGTCGGCCAGTTCGAGTTCACTGGCGGGGACATCGGCCTGCGCGGCATCCCACAGCTCGGCGTCGGCGACGCGACGCTCACCAGCTCGCTCGCCTACGCCTACGTCACGTGGGTGGCCGCCGCGCTCGCGCTGCTCCTCGCCCGCAACGTCATCAGGTCCCGGCCGGGGCGCGGGCTGCGCGCCCTCGCCTCCACGGAGATCGCCGCCAAGTCGGCCGGCGTCCCGGTGGGCCGCTACAAGCTCGCCGCCTTCAGCCTCTCGGCCGCCTATGCCGGGCTCGCCGGCGGGATCTACGCCTTCTACCTCGGCTACATCTCGCCGGGCTCGTTCCCGGTTCTGATCTCGATCGAGTTCGTCGTCATGGCCGTGGTGGGCGGGCTCGGCACGGTGTGGGGGCCGGTCGTGGGGGCCACCCTCGTCACGCTCCTCGTGCAGGCGCTGAACGCGCTGGGAACGATGCCGGGCATGCCGCCGTACGCCCCCAGCGTGCTCTCCTACGCGGTCTACGCACTCCTGCTCGTCCTGGTCCTGCTCTTCATGCCGCGCGGACTGCTGCCCAGCATCGCCGCACGGCTGGAGGAACGCCGGGCGCTCGCTCGTGAGCCGGCTCGCCGGTGA
- a CDS encoding branched-chain amino acid ABC transporter permease codes for MSAFVQYLISGLALGCAFALVGSGFVVIHRVTRVVNFAQGAFPVVAGLTTASLLTGGLPHGVAEVAAVALAGVIGLVVGVIAIGKPGTPPLASLVITLGVAIFAYAVEIVIWGDQPVSFPGLPGALTIAGARIQQQYFLVIVVALVTFALLELFFGRTYLGKGLAACASNPHSARLVGIDVTRMGLIAFALGGVLGGLAGVLVTPLQAVTFDSDVSLAINGFAAAIFGGLMRPGMALVGGLVLGVAQSFVAGYINSAFQTEVALTIMLALMVWQASRRSVLEEA; via the coding sequence GTGAGCGCATTCGTCCAGTACCTGATCTCCGGGCTCGCGCTCGGCTGCGCGTTCGCCCTCGTGGGGAGCGGGTTCGTCGTCATCCACCGCGTCACCCGGGTGGTGAACTTCGCGCAGGGTGCCTTCCCCGTGGTCGCGGGGTTGACGACAGCCTCCCTGCTCACCGGCGGCCTTCCGCACGGCGTTGCGGAGGTCGCCGCCGTCGCCCTCGCCGGAGTCATCGGGCTCGTGGTCGGTGTCATCGCGATCGGCAAGCCGGGGACACCGCCGCTGGCCTCCCTCGTCATCACCCTTGGCGTCGCGATCTTCGCCTACGCGGTCGAGATCGTCATCTGGGGCGACCAGCCGGTGTCGTTCCCCGGCCTCCCCGGCGCGTTGACGATCGCGGGGGCCCGCATCCAGCAGCAGTACTTCCTCGTCATCGTCGTCGCGCTCGTCACGTTCGCGTTGCTGGAGCTGTTCTTCGGCCGCACCTACCTCGGCAAGGGGCTCGCCGCGTGCGCGAGCAACCCGCACTCCGCCCGGCTCGTCGGCATCGACGTCACCCGGATGGGCCTGATCGCCTTCGCCCTCGGCGGTGTCCTGGGTGGCCTGGCCGGCGTCCTCGTCACCCCGCTGCAGGCAGTCACTTTCGACTCCGACGTCTCGCTGGCGATCAACGGGTTCGCCGCGGCCATCTTCGGCGGGCTCATGCGGCCCGGGATGGCGCTCGTTGGCGGGCTCGTCCTCGGCGTGGCCCAGTCCTTCGTCGCCGGCTACATCAACTCGGCGTTCCAGACCGAGGTCGCGCTCACCATCATGCTGGCGCTCATGGTCTGGCAGGCCAGCCGCCGCAGCGTTCTGGAGGAGGCGTGA
- a CDS encoding ABC transporter ATP-binding protein, with amino-acid sequence MLEVDDLVVRYGAATALDGVSLRLGPREMVALVGPNGAGKSTLLNTLSGILRPAAGRMRIEGRLAQVPEGRQLFGDLTVEDNVRLGAWRSGDRDPGRVYRLFPDLDRLRHRRADTLSGGEQQMVAVGRALMSDPDILAVDELSLGLAPLVVADLVEHLRTLNEERGMAVLLVEQNARLAFDVCERAYIIEAGRIVADGSCSDLANSAAVQRAYLGGPVTENGEPAT; translated from the coding sequence ATGCTTGAGGTGGACGACCTCGTCGTCCGCTACGGCGCGGCGACCGCGCTGGACGGGGTGAGCCTGCGGCTCGGGCCGCGGGAGATGGTGGCGCTGGTCGGGCCGAACGGCGCGGGCAAGAGCACGCTGCTGAACACGCTGTCCGGGATCCTGAGACCCGCTGCCGGTCGGATGCGCATCGAGGGACGGCTGGCCCAAGTACCCGAGGGGCGGCAGCTCTTCGGTGACCTCACCGTCGAGGACAACGTGCGGCTCGGGGCCTGGCGCTCCGGCGACCGCGATCCGGGCCGGGTCTACCGGCTGTTCCCCGACCTGGACCGGTTGCGCCACCGCCGCGCCGACACCCTGTCCGGGGGAGAGCAGCAGATGGTGGCCGTCGGGCGGGCGCTGATGTCGGATCCGGACATCCTCGCCGTCGACGAGCTCTCGCTGGGCCTCGCGCCGCTCGTCGTGGCCGACCTCGTCGAGCACCTGCGCACGCTCAACGAGGAGCGCGGCATGGCCGTCCTGCTGGTCGAGCAGAACGCCCGGCTGGCCTTCGACGTCTGCGAGCGCGCCTACATCATCGAGGCGGGGCGCATCGTCGCCGACGGCAGCTGCTCGGACCTGGCGAACAGCGCGGCGGTCCAACGCGCGTACCTCGGCGGCCCCGTCACCGAGAACGGTGAGCCGGCCACGTGA
- a CDS encoding ABC transporter ATP-binding protein, translated as MLETDQVSRSFGGVFAVRDVSLSIGEGELRGVIGPNGAGKSTLFNLITGHLRADHGSIAYRGRRIDRMPPHRRATLGISIVFQGARTFHGMTVLENAMVGAHTWTRHGFFSGALRLPPYWREEPRIRARAGEAIDRVGLTPWADRYAESLPLGQQRRLQIARALCAQPKLLLLDEPASGLRAEERGQLAALVRQLHREGLTMMLVEHDVAFVTGLADRITVLDLGEVIANGPPAEIRRDERVIAAYLGEASADA; from the coding sequence ATGCTCGAAACCGACCAGGTCTCCCGCTCGTTCGGAGGCGTGTTCGCCGTGCGTGACGTCAGCCTGTCGATCGGGGAGGGCGAGCTGCGCGGCGTCATCGGGCCGAACGGCGCCGGCAAGTCGACGCTGTTCAACCTGATCACCGGGCATCTGCGCGCCGACCACGGCAGCATCGCCTACCGCGGCCGGCGCATCGACCGCATGCCACCCCACCGACGGGCGACACTCGGGATCTCCATCGTCTTCCAGGGAGCTCGCACCTTCCACGGGATGACCGTCCTCGAGAACGCCATGGTCGGCGCCCACACGTGGACGCGGCACGGCTTCTTCTCGGGCGCGCTGCGACTTCCCCCGTACTGGCGGGAGGAGCCCCGGATCCGGGCGCGGGCGGGAGAGGCGATCGATCGGGTGGGTCTCACCCCGTGGGCCGACCGCTACGCCGAGTCGCTGCCGCTCGGGCAACAGCGGCGGCTGCAGATCGCGCGCGCCCTGTGCGCGCAGCCGAAGCTGTTGCTGCTGGACGAGCCGGCCTCGGGGCTGCGCGCCGAGGAGCGTGGACAGCTCGCCGCACTCGTCAGGCAGCTGCACCGGGAGGGACTCACCATGATGCTCGTGGAGCACGACGTCGCGTTCGTCACCGGGCTTGCCGACCGGATCACCGTGCTCGATCTCGGTGAGGTCATCGCGAACGGCCCGCCCGCGGAGATCCGCCGTGACGAGCGGGTGATCGCCGCGTACCTCGGCGAGGCGTCCGCCGATGCTTGA
- a CDS encoding ABC transporter substrate-binding protein: MSEAPLNVEVTVRKLAAALLALALGAAACGGGGGGGGAEEGPIRIGLITSLTGNYAPLGTNDEKGVNLAVAQINQNGGINGRQVEVVVRNDETNPDQAVIAFNDLLGQEVDAVIGPVFSNSSLAVIPLAERNQMPFVSTSASDQQVEPIREYAFMTPPLASQVAERHLQHFRAEGMTRIALAHDTQSAYAVTGYTKIKELAAPYGVEFVADETFETGTGDFSALFTHVRESGADALMVWVTGAPAVVITKQFAEADLGMSLVMTGAECSTLYTEPAGPAANGVILDCVAGAIGPHLPESELKNTVLEMAVPFQEQHGYYPPQFAFDAYTAMRTLAAAIEKAGSTEADAIRSAMEGLTMVTPSGRVEFGPDKHHALVPENISVVTVQNGEFVPTEWARQELMTNFG; the protein is encoded by the coding sequence GTGTCGGAAGCGCCCCTCAACGTGGAGGTCACCGTGCGCAAGCTCGCAGCCGCATTGCTGGCCCTGGCCCTCGGCGCCGCTGCCTGCGGTGGCGGTGGGGGCGGGGGCGGCGCCGAGGAAGGGCCGATCAGGATCGGGCTGATCACCTCGCTGACGGGTAACTACGCGCCGCTGGGCACGAACGACGAGAAGGGCGTGAACCTCGCGGTCGCGCAGATCAACCAGAACGGCGGCATCAACGGACGCCAGGTCGAGGTCGTCGTCAGGAACGACGAGACCAACCCCGACCAGGCGGTCATCGCGTTCAACGACCTGCTGGGCCAGGAGGTGGACGCTGTCATCGGGCCGGTCTTCTCCAACTCGTCACTGGCGGTCATCCCCCTTGCCGAGCGCAACCAGATGCCGTTCGTGTCGACGTCGGCCTCGGATCAGCAGGTGGAACCCATCCGCGAGTACGCGTTCATGACGCCGCCGCTGGCCAGCCAGGTCGCCGAGCGGCACCTGCAGCACTTCCGGGCGGAGGGCATGACGAGGATCGCGCTCGCCCACGACACGCAGAGCGCGTACGCGGTCACCGGCTACACCAAGATCAAGGAGCTGGCCGCGCCCTACGGGGTGGAGTTCGTGGCCGACGAGACCTTCGAGACGGGTACGGGCGATTTCAGTGCGCTCTTCACCCACGTCCGCGAGTCCGGCGCCGACGCTCTCATGGTGTGGGTCACCGGGGCGCCCGCGGTGGTCATCACCAAGCAGTTCGCCGAGGCCGACCTCGGCATGTCGCTGGTCATGACCGGCGCCGAGTGCAGCACGCTCTACACGGAGCCTGCGGGCCCGGCGGCCAACGGGGTCATCCTCGACTGCGTCGCCGGCGCCATCGGGCCCCACCTGCCCGAGTCCGAACTCAAGAACACCGTGCTGGAGATGGCCGTCCCCTTCCAGGAGCAGCACGGCTACTACCCGCCGCAGTTCGCCTTCGACGCGTACACCGCGATGCGGACGCTCGCCGCGGCGATCGAGAAGGCGGGCAGCACGGAGGCGGACGCGATCCGGTCGGCGATGGAGGGTCTGACGATGGTCACCCCCTCGGGCAGGGTGGAGTTCGGGCCGGACAAGCACCACGCTCTGGTACCCGAGAACATCTCGGTGGTCACGGTCCAGAACGGCGAGTTCGTGCCGACGGAGTGGGCGCGGCAGGAGTTGATGACCAATTTCGGCTGA
- a CDS encoding transglycosylase family protein, with translation MAPRPRMSVTKNLVRLALAGAVVIGGPLAMAGTANAAPGSVWDKLAMCESTGNWSINTGNGFSGGLQFTPQTWRAFGGKGQAHHASREEQITVAERVLDGQGWGAWPACSRKLGLR, from the coding sequence ATGGCTCCCCGCCCCCGCATGTCCGTAACCAAGAATCTTGTTCGTCTCGCCCTCGCCGGTGCCGTTGTGATCGGTGGCCCGCTCGCGATGGCCGGCACCGCGAACGCCGCTCCGGGCAGCGTCTGGGACAAGCTCGCCATGTGTGAGAGCACCGGCAACTGGTCGATCAATACCGGTAACGGCTTCTCCGGTGGCCTGCAGTTCACGCCGCAGACCTGGAGGGCCTTCGGTGGCAAGGGTCAGGCGCACCACGCCAGCCGCGAGGAGCAGATCACCGTCGCCGAGCGGGTTCTCGACGGCCAGGGCTGGGGTGCGTGGCCTGCGTGCTCGCGCAAGCTCGGCCTGCGCTGA